One Brachybacterium kimchii genomic window carries:
- a CDS encoding GlsB/YeaQ/YmgE family stress response membrane protein: MGLIGLIISWIIIGAIIGLIARAILPGKQAMGIGMTIILGVIGAIVGGFIGSLFGGDGISGIMNNPWSVGTILLSVVGAIIVMVIYGLVTKNRA; the protein is encoded by the coding sequence ATGGGTCTCATCGGACTCATCATCTCCTGGATCATCATCGGAGCCATCATCGGCCTCATCGCTCGCGCGATCCTGCCCGGCAAGCAGGCCATGGGCATCGGGATGACCATCATCCTCGGTGTCATCGGCGCGATCGTCGGCGGCTTCATCGGCAGCCTCTTCGGGGGCGACGGCATCAGCGGGATCATGAACAACCCGTGGAGCGTCGGCACGATCCTGCTGTCCGTGGTCGGCGCGATCATCGTGATGGTCATCTACGGGCTGGTCACCAAGAACCGCGCCTGA
- a CDS encoding MFS transporter: protein MARIVFFYLTSFGTSLLGNSITAIALPLLVLFTTGSPLGAGAVAIAAALPAAVAGLLMGSLIDRINRRTAAILSDVISALALIILPVIDLTVGLNLGWFIAVAILNSFGDVPGITAREAMLPAIAHAGRMEPSRLIGLRESLAGVSLLVGPAIAGILVASLEPVTVMWATSGIAALAALLTLVIPSRASGLPPERQGDPQHETPGSVFHGLVVIFRTPLLRVVVLLGLALAVVLAATQGMVIPVHFAFQNEAGLVGFVLSALAAGLLIGGGLFAVFGTRIPRRGWFTTGAIVVAVGFVVIGILGPVWSIFTGAAIVGLGGGCMNAVVGLTFVENVADAERGKVLGAQNALMTLVPAAGIGVAALLIEIGTLHLATTALALLWIGAAALAQLSPSIRRSGQVST, encoded by the coding sequence ATGGCACGGATCGTCTTCTTCTACCTGACCTCGTTCGGCACATCGCTGCTGGGCAACTCGATCACTGCGATAGCGCTCCCGCTGCTGGTCCTGTTCACCACGGGCAGTCCGCTGGGGGCTGGGGCCGTTGCCATCGCGGCAGCGTTGCCCGCCGCCGTCGCCGGACTGCTGATGGGCTCGCTCATCGACCGGATCAACCGCCGCACCGCCGCGATCCTCTCCGATGTGATCTCGGCCCTGGCCCTGATCATCCTGCCCGTCATCGACCTCACCGTCGGGCTGAACCTGGGATGGTTCATCGCCGTGGCGATCCTGAATTCCTTCGGCGACGTTCCCGGCATCACCGCGCGGGAGGCGATGCTCCCCGCCATCGCTCATGCCGGCAGGATGGAACCTTCGCGGCTGATCGGCCTGCGGGAATCCCTCGCAGGAGTCTCGCTCCTGGTCGGACCCGCCATCGCCGGCATCCTCGTCGCCTCCCTGGAGCCGGTGACGGTCATGTGGGCGACCTCCGGCATCGCCGCACTGGCGGCCCTGCTGACCCTCGTTATCCCCTCCCGCGCCTCGGGACTGCCCCCTGAACGGCAAGGAGATCCCCAGCACGAGACGCCCGGCTCCGTCTTCCACGGCCTGGTGGTCATCTTCCGCACACCGCTCCTGCGCGTCGTCGTCCTGTTGGGTCTCGCGCTGGCAGTCGTGCTCGCCGCCACGCAGGGCATGGTGATCCCCGTGCACTTCGCATTCCAGAACGAGGCCGGTCTCGTCGGGTTCGTCCTCAGCGCACTGGCCGCAGGCCTCCTCATCGGCGGTGGCCTCTTCGCCGTATTCGGGACCAGGATCCCGCGCCGGGGGTGGTTCACCACCGGGGCCATCGTCGTCGCCGTGGGATTCGTCGTCATCGGCATACTCGGACCTGTGTGGTCGATCTTCACCGGAGCGGCGATCGTCGGATTGGGCGGTGGCTGCATGAACGCCGTCGTCGGACTGACTTTCGTCGAGAACGTCGCAGATGCCGAACGCGGGAAGGTGCTGGGCGCCCAGAACGCCCTCATGACTCTTGTCCCGGCAGCCGGCATCGGCGTGGCCGCTCTGCTCATCGAGATCGGCACCCTGCACCTGGCCACCACAGCTCTCGCCCTTCTGTGGATCGGCGCGGCCGCCCTGGCCCAGCTCAGTCCCAGCATCCGCCGATCAGGACAGGTGTCCACCTGA
- a CDS encoding CPBP family intramembrane glutamic endopeptidase, with protein sequence MTTTPDPSLTNTSSAPSSVDGNRPFGAHLSMRWWVPLVLTIVVVAAIYGLQLLLGGAAAIVEVALLGKDPDGASLTPLSFLATNLATILIAPLALLLLAKAGRVPWRSALSAGRAFRWRRLVMYVGLFAVLMVLANIAVQLINPSPLSFFAVSGTTIALLVVLVLTTPLQAAAEEVAFRGVLTASYASWIRASRPALIVGITGSSVLFAIVHTSLDPWMILNYLGLGASTAVMALLSRGLEASIAFHVMNNVFAYGIGALFADGGGIAQDRSSGAGGPYMLVFLLAEAIAIVTVWQLEKHRTRHQR encoded by the coding sequence ATGACCACGACTCCTGACCCGTCCCTCACCAACACCTCGAGCGCACCCTCTTCCGTCGATGGGAATCGTCCTTTCGGCGCGCACCTGTCGATGCGGTGGTGGGTCCCGCTGGTGCTGACGATCGTCGTCGTCGCGGCGATCTACGGCCTCCAACTGCTGCTGGGCGGTGCCGCCGCCATCGTCGAGGTCGCCCTGCTGGGCAAGGATCCCGATGGCGCCTCGCTGACCCCTCTGTCCTTCCTCGCGACGAATCTCGCGACCATCCTGATCGCCCCGCTCGCGCTCCTCCTGCTCGCCAAGGCCGGGCGGGTGCCCTGGCGATCCGCACTGAGCGCCGGGCGGGCTTTCCGGTGGCGTCGGCTGGTGATGTACGTCGGCCTCTTCGCGGTGCTGATGGTCCTCGCCAACATCGCGGTCCAGCTGATCAACCCCTCGCCGCTGTCCTTCTTCGCCGTCTCCGGCACGACCATCGCGCTGCTGGTGGTGCTGGTGCTGACCACGCCGTTGCAGGCCGCGGCGGAGGAAGTCGCTTTCCGCGGTGTCCTCACCGCCTCCTACGCGTCGTGGATCCGCGCTTCCCGCCCCGCGCTGATCGTGGGCATCACCGGTTCGAGCGTCCTCTTCGCCATCGTCCACACCAGCCTGGATCCATGGATGATCCTGAATTACCTGGGCCTCGGGGCGAGCACCGCGGTCATGGCTCTGCTGAGCCGGGGCCTCGAAGCTTCGATCGCCTTCCACGTCATGAACAATGTCTTCGCCTACGGCATCGGCGCCCTGTTCGCCGACGGCGGCGGCATCGCCCAGGACCGCAGCAGTGGCGCCGGCGGACCGTACATGCTGGTGTTCCTCCTCGCGGAAGCCATCGCCATCGTCACTGTCTGGCAGCTCGAGAAGCACCGCACCCGTCATCAGCGCTGA
- a CDS encoding MerR family transcriptional regulator, translating into MRISELAELAGVTVRTVRYYHQAGALPEPPRRPNGYRDYTADHLVSLLRISQLTDSGLSLAQAGAVAADSGSPSTEEALDEVDRALEAKITDLTAQRERLARARAGRHVGLSRAAAALSLTPADIPVAVALAHLYRDHPQIDAFADALDDPQMRSALVRLQERFDAIDEKTGDTELEQLMEQAQSLVDEVAGGLPSLTEEQMQVILDLADRELNDRQKDFMRLEPRPQSHPREES; encoded by the coding sequence ATGCGCATCTCAGAACTGGCAGAACTCGCCGGGGTGACGGTCCGGACCGTCCGCTACTACCACCAGGCAGGCGCGCTGCCCGAGCCGCCGCGTCGACCCAACGGGTACCGGGACTACACCGCGGATCATCTGGTCTCCCTGCTGAGGATCAGTCAGCTGACCGACTCCGGTCTGTCGCTGGCGCAGGCAGGAGCCGTGGCCGCAGACTCCGGCTCTCCCTCCACCGAAGAGGCGCTGGATGAGGTGGACCGGGCCCTGGAAGCGAAGATCACGGATCTGACCGCACAACGCGAACGGCTGGCCCGGGCGCGCGCCGGGCGCCACGTCGGACTCTCCAGGGCAGCAGCTGCGCTGAGCCTGACACCGGCCGATATCCCGGTCGCCGTCGCCCTCGCCCACCTCTACCGGGACCATCCGCAGATCGACGCTTTCGCCGATGCACTCGATGACCCGCAGATGCGGTCGGCCCTGGTGCGCTTGCAGGAGCGTTTCGACGCCATCGATGAGAAAACCGGTGACACCGAGCTCGAGCAACTCATGGAGCAGGCGCAGTCGCTGGTCGACGAGGTCGCCGGTGGACTGCCCTCGCTGACGGAAGAGCAGATGCAGGTGATCCTCGACCTGGCCGATCGCGAGCTGAACGACCGGCAGAAGGACTTCATGCGCCTCGAGCCGAGGCCGCAGTCCCACCCCAGAGAGGAATCCTGA
- a CDS encoding 4'-phosphopantetheinyl transferase family protein, producing the protein MTAPAAHQHRHGSPLVTLHRAEDDADAVLRARIAETCGLEEAAVRTGRHCPRCGSSAHGRPWARIGAASDIPVSISRSGAHLVTAVRREGPVGVDIESVAAVDRLWSPDLVLHPSERGLDRTPEDRARLWAGKEAVLKALGVGLARAMPTIALADFDVEDLPAPPGHVIACARL; encoded by the coding sequence ATGACCGCTCCCGCCGCCCACCAGCACCGTCACGGGTCACCGCTCGTCACCCTGCATCGCGCCGAGGACGACGCCGATGCGGTCCTGCGCGCGCGCATCGCCGAGACCTGCGGCTTGGAGGAGGCGGCGGTGCGCACAGGGCGGCACTGCCCGCGGTGCGGCTCCTCGGCGCACGGCCGGCCCTGGGCCCGCATCGGTGCCGCCTCCGACATCCCCGTGAGCATCTCCCGCTCCGGTGCGCACCTGGTCACGGCCGTGCGACGCGAGGGTCCGGTGGGCGTGGACATCGAGTCCGTCGCCGCCGTCGACCGGCTGTGGTCGCCCGACCTCGTGCTGCACCCGAGCGAGCGCGGGCTCGATCGGACGCCGGAGGATCGCGCGCGCCTGTGGGCGGGCAAGGAGGCGGTCCTCAAGGCGCTCGGCGTCGGGCTCGCCCGCGCGATGCCCACGATCGCGCTCGCCGACTTCGACGTCGAGGACCTGCCGGCTCCGCCGGGGCACGTGATCGCCTGCGCGCGGCTGTGA
- a CDS encoding M1 family metallopeptidase: MREHSVHAHGGDGADPYVPGHGDRSFGVEHYDLDLVYKVDTNRLEGEATLHCRALADADSIRLDLYGLSAQKVQVDGRAVKTGHRSGTLTVRTPITADQEFVVRVKYSGKPRPVPSRVLGATGWEELTDGVIVSAQPHGAPSWFPCNDRPDDKATYTLQLGAPPDYWVAAAGELEGTRRRSAVTTWTYQQRVPMATYLATVQIGRYSPVDIARADVPVRTLVPLGTTPDDLLGSFARQGEMLTFFAELFGPYPFASYTAVITEDDLEIPLESQGLSTFGANLVDTDWESVRLIAHELSHQWFGNAVTLSAWKDIWLHEGFACYCEWLWAERSGVSTVQAEVERHHALLAELPQDLLLADPGPELMFDDRVYKRGALTVHALRMRVGDDAFFALLRTFLAEHAGGNVTTAMLLEHAERESGQELGDLAEAWLESLPLPECPRPA; the protein is encoded by the coding sequence ATGAGGGAGCACAGCGTGCACGCGCACGGCGGCGACGGCGCGGACCCCTACGTCCCGGGGCACGGGGACCGCTCCTTCGGCGTCGAGCACTACGACCTCGACCTCGTCTACAAGGTCGACACCAATCGGCTCGAGGGCGAGGCGACGCTGCACTGCCGCGCCCTCGCGGACGCGGACTCGATCCGTCTGGACCTGTACGGCCTGAGCGCCCAGAAGGTGCAGGTCGACGGCCGCGCCGTGAAGACCGGCCACCGCTCCGGCACGCTCACCGTGCGCACTCCAATCACCGCGGACCAGGAGTTCGTGGTGCGGGTGAAGTACTCCGGCAAGCCCCGCCCGGTGCCCTCGCGGGTGCTCGGCGCGACCGGCTGGGAGGAGCTGACCGACGGCGTCATCGTCTCCGCGCAGCCCCACGGCGCGCCCTCGTGGTTCCCGTGCAACGACCGGCCCGACGACAAGGCGACCTACACGCTGCAGCTGGGCGCCCCGCCGGACTACTGGGTCGCCGCCGCGGGCGAGCTCGAGGGCACGCGCCGCCGCAGCGCGGTGACCACGTGGACCTACCAGCAGCGCGTGCCCATGGCCACGTACCTGGCCACGGTGCAGATCGGCCGCTACTCCCCCGTCGACATCGCCCGCGCAGACGTGCCCGTGCGCACCCTCGTCCCGCTGGGCACGACCCCGGACGACCTCCTCGGCTCCTTCGCCCGCCAGGGCGAGATGCTCACCTTCTTCGCCGAGCTCTTCGGGCCCTACCCGTTCGCCTCGTACACGGCGGTGATCACCGAGGACGACCTCGAGATCCCGCTCGAGTCGCAGGGCCTCTCGACCTTCGGCGCGAACCTCGTGGACACCGACTGGGAGTCGGTGCGCCTGATCGCCCATGAGCTCTCCCACCAGTGGTTCGGCAACGCCGTCACCCTGTCCGCGTGGAAGGACATCTGGCTGCACGAGGGCTTCGCGTGCTACTGCGAGTGGCTGTGGGCCGAGCGCTCCGGCGTCTCCACCGTGCAGGCCGAGGTCGAGAGGCACCACGCCCTGCTCGCCGAGCTCCCCCAGGACCTGCTGCTCGCCGATCCCGGGCCCGAGCTCATGTTCGACGACCGGGTCTACAAGCGCGGCGCCCTCACCGTGCACGCCCTGCGGATGCGCGTGGGCGACGACGCGTTCTTCGCGCTCCTGCGCACCTTCCTCGCCGAGCACGCCGGTGGGAACGTCACCACCGCGATGCTGCTCGAGCACGCGGAGCGCGAGAGCGGGCAGGAGCTCGGGGACCTCGCCGAGGCATGGCTCGAGTCGCTGCCGCTGCCGGAGTGCCCGCGTCCGGCCTGA
- a CDS encoding DUF3349 domain-containing protein, protein MNNPLSMILDWLRVGYPDGVPPKDFYPLLALLTHNLSEEELEKIVGELKRDNPEGDVSQEDVRGAIGRVTSAPVTEDHAREVAERLADAGWPVDEESAEVARAIAADGALATSTEGSAGTTSDAEGGAPDTAQSSTDDEAEAPAPARAEGAREESAPHSPATSSASPARPGTPAGPGEPSSNTVQRIIDWLSAGYPAGVPATDRIPLLALLRRQLTDDEAQEIASHLVDEAGHRIVDPTDAGVAITRYTNDLPTEQEMRRVAEHLAVKGWPLGERS, encoded by the coding sequence ATGAACAACCCGTTGAGCATGATCCTGGACTGGCTGCGCGTGGGCTATCCCGACGGCGTGCCGCCCAAGGACTTCTACCCGCTTCTCGCCCTCCTCACGCACAATCTCAGCGAGGAGGAGCTTGAGAAGATCGTCGGCGAGCTCAAGCGCGACAACCCCGAGGGCGATGTCAGCCAGGAGGACGTGCGCGGAGCGATCGGCCGCGTCACCTCCGCTCCCGTCACCGAGGATCACGCCCGCGAGGTCGCCGAGCGCCTCGCGGACGCGGGCTGGCCCGTGGACGAGGAGTCCGCGGAGGTCGCCCGTGCCATCGCGGCCGACGGCGCCCTGGCCACGAGCACCGAGGGCTCCGCCGGGACGACGAGCGATGCGGAGGGCGGCGCGCCGGACACGGCGCAGTCGTCGACCGACGACGAGGCGGAGGCCCCGGCCCCCGCCCGCGCCGAGGGCGCCCGTGAGGAGAGCGCACCGCACTCCCCCGCGACGTCGTCCGCGAGCCCGGCCCGCCCCGGGACGCCCGCGGGCCCCGGCGAGCCGTCCTCGAACACCGTGCAGCGGATCATCGACTGGCTCTCGGCCGGATACCCCGCAGGCGTCCCCGCGACGGACAGGATCCCGCTGCTCGCGCTCCTGCGCCGCCAGCTCACGGACGACGAGGCCCAGGAGATCGCCTCGCATCTCGTGGACGAGGCCGGCCACCGGATCGTCGACCCGACGGACGCGGGCGTCGCGATCACCCGCTACACCAACGACCTGCCCACCGAGCAGGAGATGCGCCGCGTCGCCGAGCACCTGGCCGTGAAGGGCTGGCCGCTGGGAGAGCGCAGCTGA
- a CDS encoding Pls/PosA family non-ribosomal peptide synthetase, whose product MADNHAVTAPVPALLAGDRAPAPRTLVDVFRATVAAHGDALAIDTGLEPLTYSQLDAAATELAGRLAAIGVGPGSRVGVRITSGTPDLYIAIIGTLLAGAAYVPVDAEDPDERARVVFEESAVAAVLGDDLALTPTETASDAATGAATGAETSAPAEGSVAPVAPSPEDDAWIIFTSGSTGKPKGVAVSHRSAAAFVDAESRLFLQDAPLGPGDRVMAGLSVAFDASCEEMWLAWGHGACLVPAPRSLVRSGVDVGPWLLANSVTIVSTVPTLVSLWPDSSLEAVRLLIMGGEACPPELAARLQAPGREVWNTYGPTEATVVACAAQLDGTDPVRIGLPLDGWDLAVVDEQGEPVEAGATGELIIGGVGLARYLDPAKDAEKYAPMPTLGWDRAYRSGDRVVNDPDGLLFAGRADDQIKLGGRRIELGEIDDQLLRLPGVVSAAAAVRSTKTGNKLLVGYLTADATFDADAARALLRERMPAALVPRLAVVEDMPTRTSGKVDRDALPWPLPSAPGSARDLEGTAAWIAEIWSDVLGARATSVRDDFFDLGGGSLTAAQVVGRLREMHPEVAVADVYAHSTIASLASALDGMGTSSARNEDEAPPLRRAFQAAQLVLLLPLRAIGALRWLTWLMIASTLASGLLDVAWAPAAPLGVLVPAALVLLVPPVRMTLAALLARLLLTGIRRPGAHRRGGLAHLRLWCAERLQEELGAQGLAGAPWVPYYARLLGARIGRDADLHALPPVTGLLHIGAGASVEPEVDLAGTWIDGDTLHIGAVRIGKRARIGARSTLGPGAHVGRDAEIAPGSAVLGDVPAGEFWSGSPAGRKARARGPWSSEHPHRGPLWQGVYALVALVIAALPAVAVVAGAAAALPAIASAPTFGGAVLAALPWLPLSALVGYLVLILLVLALTRLFALGIRPGHHPVRSLPGVQIWGTLRLLDEARSWLFPLYSGALTPLWLRALGARVGKGVEASTVLLIPSLVQVSDHAFLADDTMVGPYELGGGWIRVERVKVGKRAFVGNSGMLAPGRKVPKKSLVAVLSAAPRRTSAKAGGSWMGSPPRRLRRAGSEADESRTYAPSRRLRIFRGIVETCRILPMLLAVVLWAAVGATLLVLVARHGLGAAVLLGGPVLLAGSVAAAVVSVVAKWLIVGRHREGEHGLWTSFVWRNELADTFTEVLAAPWFARATTGTLALNWWLRALGARIGRGVWCESYWLPETDLVELGDGATVNRGCVVQTHLFHDRVLSMDTVVVAEGATLGPGSVILPAARIDRHATVGPVSLVMRGESVPAGTRWQGNPIGPWEDDA is encoded by the coding sequence ATGGCGGACAATCATGCTGTGACAGCCCCAGTGCCCGCGCTCCTCGCCGGAGACCGCGCCCCCGCGCCCCGCACCCTCGTCGACGTCTTCCGCGCCACCGTCGCCGCCCACGGCGATGCCCTCGCGATCGACACCGGCCTCGAGCCCCTCACCTACTCGCAGCTGGACGCCGCCGCGACCGAGCTCGCGGGCCGCCTCGCCGCGATCGGCGTGGGACCGGGCTCGCGCGTGGGCGTGCGCATCACCTCCGGCACCCCCGACCTGTACATCGCGATCATCGGCACGCTGCTCGCCGGTGCCGCCTACGTCCCCGTGGACGCCGAGGACCCCGACGAGCGCGCCCGCGTGGTCTTCGAGGAGTCCGCCGTGGCAGCGGTGCTCGGCGACGACCTCGCGCTCACGCCGACGGAGACGGCGTCGGACGCGGCGACGGGCGCGGCGACCGGCGCGGAGACCAGCGCGCCGGCCGAAGGGTCCGTGGCCCCCGTCGCCCCCTCCCCAGAGGACGACGCCTGGATCATCTTCACCTCGGGGTCGACCGGCAAGCCCAAGGGCGTGGCCGTCTCCCACCGCAGCGCCGCCGCCTTCGTCGACGCCGAGTCGCGGCTGTTCCTGCAGGACGCGCCGCTGGGACCGGGCGACCGCGTGATGGCGGGACTGTCCGTCGCCTTCGACGCGAGCTGCGAGGAGATGTGGCTGGCCTGGGGCCACGGAGCGTGCCTCGTCCCGGCGCCGCGCTCCCTGGTCCGCTCGGGGGTCGACGTCGGCCCCTGGCTGCTCGCGAACTCCGTCACCATCGTCTCGACCGTCCCCACCCTGGTCTCGCTGTGGCCGGACTCCTCGCTCGAGGCCGTGCGGCTGCTCATCATGGGCGGCGAGGCGTGTCCGCCCGAGCTCGCCGCGCGCCTCCAGGCCCCCGGCCGGGAGGTCTGGAACACCTATGGGCCGACGGAGGCGACGGTCGTCGCCTGCGCCGCGCAGCTGGACGGCACCGATCCGGTGCGCATCGGCCTCCCCCTGGACGGCTGGGACCTCGCCGTCGTCGACGAGCAGGGCGAGCCGGTCGAGGCGGGTGCCACCGGCGAGCTCATCATCGGCGGCGTGGGGCTCGCCCGGTACCTGGACCCCGCGAAGGACGCCGAGAAGTACGCGCCCATGCCCACCCTCGGCTGGGACCGGGCCTATCGCTCCGGGGACCGCGTGGTCAACGACCCGGACGGGCTGCTGTTCGCGGGGCGGGCCGACGACCAGATCAAGCTCGGCGGCCGCCGCATCGAGCTCGGCGAGATCGACGACCAGCTGCTGCGCCTGCCCGGCGTGGTCTCCGCCGCCGCGGCCGTGCGCTCCACGAAGACGGGCAACAAGCTCCTGGTCGGGTACCTGACGGCCGACGCCACCTTCGACGCTGACGCCGCCCGTGCCCTCCTGCGCGAGCGCATGCCCGCGGCGCTCGTGCCGCGCCTGGCCGTCGTCGAGGACATGCCCACGCGCACCTCCGGGAAGGTCGACCGCGACGCCCTCCCCTGGCCCCTGCCGTCGGCCCCGGGCTCGGCCCGCGACCTCGAGGGCACCGCCGCCTGGATCGCCGAGATCTGGTCCGACGTCCTGGGCGCTCGGGCCACCTCGGTGCGCGACGACTTCTTCGACCTCGGCGGAGGCTCGTTGACGGCCGCGCAGGTCGTCGGCCGTCTGCGGGAGATGCACCCGGAGGTCGCGGTCGCCGACGTCTACGCGCACTCCACGATCGCCTCCCTCGCCTCCGCGCTCGACGGGATGGGCACCTCGAGTGCCCGCAACGAGGACGAGGCGCCTCCCCTGCGCCGCGCCTTCCAGGCCGCCCAGCTGGTCCTGCTGCTGCCGCTGCGCGCCATCGGGGCGCTGCGCTGGCTCACCTGGCTGATGATCGCCTCGACCCTCGCCTCCGGCCTGCTCGACGTCGCCTGGGCGCCGGCTGCTCCCCTCGGCGTGCTCGTCCCCGCGGCGCTCGTGCTCCTCGTCCCGCCCGTGCGGATGACCCTCGCCGCGCTGCTCGCGCGGCTGCTGCTCACCGGGATCCGGCGGCCCGGCGCCCACCGCCGCGGGGGCCTCGCGCACCTGCGCCTGTGGTGCGCCGAGCGCCTCCAGGAGGAGCTCGGCGCGCAGGGCCTCGCGGGCGCACCCTGGGTCCCGTACTACGCGCGGCTGCTCGGCGCGAGGATCGGGCGCGACGCCGACCTGCACGCGCTGCCCCCCGTCACCGGCCTGCTGCACATCGGCGCCGGCGCCTCCGTCGAGCCGGAGGTCGACCTCGCGGGCACCTGGATCGACGGCGACACCCTGCACATCGGCGCGGTGCGCATCGGCAAGCGCGCCCGCATCGGCGCCCGCAGCACCCTGGGCCCCGGCGCGCACGTGGGCAGGGACGCGGAGATCGCCCCGGGATCGGCCGTGCTCGGCGACGTCCCCGCGGGCGAGTTCTGGTCGGGCTCCCCCGCCGGTCGGAAGGCCCGCGCCCGCGGCCCCTGGTCGAGCGAGCACCCGCACCGCGGACCGCTCTGGCAGGGCGTGTACGCGCTGGTCGCGCTGGTGATCGCGGCCCTGCCCGCCGTGGCCGTCGTCGCGGGCGCCGCGGCGGCTCTCCCCGCGATCGCCTCCGCGCCGACCTTCGGCGGGGCGGTCCTCGCGGCGCTGCCCTGGCTGCCGCTGTCCGCACTCGTCGGCTACCTCGTGCTGATCCTGCTGGTGCTGGCCCTCACCCGGCTCTTCGCGCTCGGCATCCGTCCCGGCCACCATCCGGTGCGCTCCCTGCCGGGCGTGCAGATCTGGGGGACGCTGCGCCTGCTCGACGAGGCCCGCAGCTGGCTGTTCCCCCTCTACTCGGGTGCGCTGACCCCGCTCTGGCTGCGCGCCCTCGGGGCGCGCGTGGGCAAGGGCGTCGAGGCCTCGACCGTGCTGCTCATCCCGAGCCTCGTGCAGGTCAGCGACCACGCCTTCCTGGCCGACGACACCATGGTGGGCCCCTACGAGCTCGGCGGCGGGTGGATCCGCGTGGAGCGGGTGAAGGTCGGCAAGCGCGCCTTCGTGGGCAACTCCGGCATGCTCGCCCCGGGACGCAAGGTCCCCAAGAAGTCCCTGGTGGCAGTGCTGTCGGCGGCGCCCCGTCGGACCTCGGCGAAGGCCGGCGGCTCCTGGATGGGCAGTCCGCCGCGGCGGCTGCGCCGCGCCGGCAGCGAGGCCGACGAGTCCCGCACGTACGCGCCCTCACGCAGGCTGCGGATCTTCCGCGGGATCGTCGAGACCTGCCGGATCCTGCCGATGCTGCTGGCCGTGGTGCTGTGGGCGGCGGTCGGCGCGACCCTGCTCGTCCTCGTGGCCCGGCACGGGCTCGGCGCCGCGGTGCTGCTGGGCGGTCCGGTGCTGCTCGCCGGCTCGGTCGCCGCCGCGGTCGTGTCGGTCGTCGCGAAGTGGCTGATCGTCGGCCGGCATCGCGAGGGCGAGCACGGGCTGTGGACGTCGTTCGTGTGGCGCAATGAGCTTGCCGACACCTTCACCGAGGTGCTGGCCGCGCCGTGGTTCGCGCGCGCCACGACCGGTACGCTCGCTCTGAACTGGTGGCTGCGGGCGCTCGGCGCCCGCATCGGCCGCGGCGTCTGGTGCGAGTCGTACTGGCTTCCCGAGACCGACCTCGTCGAGCTCGGCGACGGCGCGACCGTCAACCGCGGCTGCGTGGTGCAGACCCACCTGTTCCACGACCGCGTGCTCAGCATGGACACGGTCGTGGTGGCCGAGGGCGCGACCCTCGGCCCCGGCAGCGTGATCCTCCCTGCGGCGCGGATCGACCGGCATGCGACCGTGGGCCCGGTGTCCCTGGTGATGCGCGGTGAGAGCGTGCCCGCGGGGACGCGCTGGCAGGGCAATCCGATCGGACCGTGGGAGGACGACGCATGA
- a CDS encoding MerR family transcriptional regulator, which yields MAWSTRRLAELAGTTVKAIRHYHATDVLEEPARTANGYKQYRTAHLVRLLQIRQLRDLGMSTAEIRSTIDSDDLFFDTVRSLDARLSASIERQQKIRADLAELLAHRTGPDVPVGFESIADSLTESDRAVIAISALLYDERGMRDLREIAEHHQDADIGFNELPADAGAEAIRAVAIRLAMVLRGIHEDYPGTRTPPRPTNVREREALHALYQSLPDLYNPAQIEALGQAFRLSQEDGSSDETGS from the coding sequence ATGGCGTGGAGCACGCGCCGACTCGCGGAGCTCGCGGGCACGACCGTGAAGGCCATTCGGCACTACCACGCGACCGATGTGCTCGAAGAGCCCGCGCGGACGGCCAACGGCTACAAGCAGTACCGCACGGCCCACCTGGTGCGCCTGCTGCAGATCAGACAGCTCCGGGACCTGGGGATGTCAACGGCGGAGATCCGGTCGACGATCGATTCGGACGACCTGTTCTTCGACACCGTGCGCTCGCTCGACGCACGGCTCTCCGCCTCCATCGAACGTCAGCAGAAGATCCGGGCCGACCTCGCCGAGCTGCTTGCTCACCGCACCGGACCGGACGTCCCCGTAGGGTTCGAATCCATCGCGGACAGTCTCACCGAGTCAGACCGGGCGGTGATCGCCATCAGCGCACTGCTCTACGACGAACGGGGCATGCGAGACCTGCGCGAGATCGCCGAACACCACCAGGACGCCGACATCGGGTTCAACGAGCTTCCGGCCGATGCCGGCGCCGAAGCCATCCGTGCCGTCGCCATACGGCTGGCGATGGTGCTGCGCGGGATCCACGAGGACTACCCGGGCACTCGCACTCCGCCTCGGCCGACGAATGTGCGCGAACGCGAGGCGCTGCACGCCCTCTACCAGTCGCTGCCCGACCTCTACAATCCTGCGCAGATCGAAGCCCTCGGACAGGCGTTCCGCCTCTCGCAGGAGGATGGCTCCTCGGACGAGACCGGCAGCTGA